atttttttaaattatgttttggtttttagatatCTGGTGAGCATGAATCTGTGAAGAAGGCTCTTTACGCTGTTTCTGCTACCATGTACAAGACCAACCCTCGTGAACAGATTCCTCTTGATTCAACAACCGTGCAAGACACTCCAGCTAGTGTTATAGTTCCATCGGAGGTTTCTAGTTATGTCTATCAGAGGGCAGGTGTTCCGTCGTTTGTGAATGCATCTGAGTTTCAGGGCTATGCAGAAACCACTAGTCCTGCTGTGTCTCATGGTTTTGGCGGGTCTTCTGGATCGAAGGAGCTGGTTTTGAAGGTGTTGTGCCCTGTGTCCAGTATCGGCCGTGTTATCGGGAGAGAAGGTTCAACCATTAATGGAATGAGAGAAGCGAGTGGTTCTCGTATTGAGGTTAATAAAGCAAATCATGGTGATGATGAGTGTGTTATTATTGTCACCGCTACAGAGGTTTGATTCCACTTTTTATCATCGTTTCTTTTtgtgaagtgtttttttttatattgttgtttgtttgttattcaGTCTCCTGATGATATGAAGTCTATGGCTGTTGAAGCTATTCTTCTTCTGCAAGAGAAGATCAATGAGGATGATGAGGAGACTGTTAAGATGCAACTTCTTGTTCCTTCCAAGGCTATTGGATGCGTTATAGGGAAAAGCGGTTCTGTCATAACCCAGATCAGGAAAAGAACCAACGCCAGTATCCGTATCTCCAAAGGGAATAACGATGATCTTGTTGAGGTTATTATAGTCCCTaatcaaatttcaaatattttctctttatgtTGCTTTATATTCAACTTCGAAATCTCTTGTAATCATTAGGTATCTGGTGAAGTCAGCAGTGTGAGAGATGCTCTCATTCAGATTGTTCTGAGACTTCGAGAAGATGTTTTAGAAGATAGAGGCAGTGTCTCTGCTAGGAATCCTCCTTCAAGATCTGATCATTCCGGTTTTACACTTCCTCCTTTTGTATCTTCTGTTCCAGAATATCCTTCTGTAGATTTTGATCAGAGGCGAGAGACAGGGGAAAGCAGTTTGGGAATGGTTTCTTCAGACAGATTCTATGGTTATGAAAGTAGTTTCCCGGTAAGCTCACATCTTGAGTTCTTCTGATTCTCTTGGTGACATATGTcttagtttttattttcataagcaGGCAAGAGATCATGGTTTGGTATCAGTCGGTCCATACTCATATGGAGGGTAAGTTTTTCAAACTACAGCAAAGAACTTGGCTTCTTCTTTATCACTTTGTTTCAAATGgtttaaaacattttctttatcTATAGATTGTATCAATCTTCTGCCTTGGAGATTCTTGTCCCGGCGAATGCAGTGAATAAAGTTATCGGCAAAGGAGGAGGCAATTTGGAGAACATGAGAAGGGTCT
The Brassica napus cultivar Da-Ae chromosome A1, Da-Ae, whole genome shotgun sequence DNA segment above includes these coding regions:
- the LOC106357469 gene encoding KH domain-containing protein At4g18375-like, which gives rise to MSDRKKRKSNHNDNNNQRRRFSNDNHETTNKEDLVIYRILCPVGIIGGVIGKSGKVINAIRDTTKAKVKVFDQSPGCTQRVITIYSSVKEKVDVTETETEPLCCAQDALLRVHDTIVSCVESAAAGDKKNGNKKEECRLLVPSSQASAVIGKAGAVIKSIRRRTGASVEVDSKDVSDPSHACALDFDNVVLISGEHESVKKALYAVSATMYKTNPREQIPLDSTTVQDTPASVIVPSEVSSYVYQRAGVPSFVNASEFQGYAETTSPAVSHGFGGSSGSKELVLKVLCPVSSIGRVIGREGSTINGMREASGSRIEVNKANHGDDECVIIVTATESPDDMKSMAVEAILLLQEKINEDDEETVKMQLLVPSKAIGCVIGKSGSVITQIRKRTNASIRISKGNNDDLVEVSGEVSSVRDALIQIVLRLREDVLEDRGSVSARNPPSRSDHSGFTLPPFVSSVPEYPSVDFDQRRETGESSLGMVSSDRFYGYESSFPARDHGLVSVGPYSYGGLYQSSALEILVPANAVNKVIGKGGGNLENMRRISGAMVEVSDSKTSNGDRIALVSGTPEQMRSAENLFQAFIMST